The window CCCGCGGAGGGTCAGGGCCTTGAGGTGCACGCCGCCGGACTCTACCGCCCGGGTTCGTCTCACTCCATGAACCCACGGTTTCGCCGCTGAACGCGCAGGGCACACCACACGTTAAAGACGGTGAAAGGATGCGGGGGAAAGAAAGAAGGGACGCCGACGGCGTCCCTTGCACTTCTGACAACTCAGCGGTTATGACGGGCGGCCCAACCACTGCTCTGCTGTTGTGGAGCGATGCAGTGATCAGGTGAGCGCAGGCTCCGCCTGGTGTGCGTCAACGCTCTCCATGATCCTGTCGTGAGAAGCGGCAGCCGTCAGCGCCTCGTTCTCGGCCTGGATCCGTCCGAGCTCGGATTCCAGGTCCTGGACGCGCTGCTGGAGCCGTCGCATCTCGGCGAGGAGTCGAGGGTCGGAGCCGCCGACGTAACCGAGAAGCGCCTTTGCCATGATGGATGGTCCTCCACAATGCGTGACCGACCGATGCGGTGTGGGTCGTGAGGGATTCGCACCCGCGATGCTTGGTACGGCCTGGAGTTGTTCCGCCGTTCAGCCATGCCAAACAGCTAAGGTGCGCGGGGCTTTCAGCGTCTCACCAAAAAGTTTGACGGTCAACACGATCACGCCCCGTATTGGGGGCCGACCGGGCGCGTGCGGCCTGATGCGGCGGCACAGCGGCTTCTGCGGGGCCCTCGGGGCGTGGCGATCATCCTTGCGTGCGGAGTCTGCCAAGGCAAGCGATTCTTGGCAATCACCAGCCAGTTTCCGTCCGGGACGGCCGTCGGAGGCCTGTCCTGGGGCGCCCCTGAGGCCCGCCCTCCGGTACGGGATCAGCGGATGGCAAAGCCGTCGTAGCCGCCACGGGGTGTGTCCCAGATCTCGGTGACGCCGTCCACACGGCCGGGCGTGTCGTCGCCCTCGAGCCACTCCAGCAAGCCTTCACAGCCTTCTCGCGCGCCCTCCGCGACCACTTGGACCCGACCGTCGCCCAAATTGAGAGCAAAACCACTCAGGCCGCCGATCTCCAGGGCCTTGGCCCGCGTGAACCAGCGGAAACCCACACCTTGGACGCGTCCCCGCACCCAGGCGACCAGTCGCACATCCTCGCTCATGACTGCAACCTAACCGCCCAAACTCCCTCGGGCGCACTTCCTTCACTTGCGCCATGCGGTACCGTCCCCACCCAACGAATCTCATATGAAACTCACACCATCGAGTGAGTTTGGTGTTGATCTCGAGGACGAGTCGACCGCCAGGACGAGGAAGGCCAGAACATGGGACGCCACCGTCGCTCCGACGCCGGCAGCGCCGCCACGGGCAGCGCCACGGGGATCATGCAGGCCGACGGCACCGCGGAGGGCCACGATCCGCTGCACGGCGCGGAGGACGGCCCGACCATGGGCATCGCGCCCTATCTGAACCCGGAGGCCTACGCCGACACCTACGCCCGGAGCGAGGCCTACCTGTTCGAGACGGAGGCCGCCTCGGCGGGTGACGGGTACGCCGGGATTCCCCGCCAGCGGACCGCCGAGACGGCCGTCTTCGCGAGCGAGGGCTTCACGCCCGAGGGCGGCTCCCGTCGGGCCGGCTCGCACCGCCGCCGGAAGAAGGCCGCACGGCCGATGCGCACCGGTCTGCTCGGTGTGTCCGCCGCGGTCGCCATCGGCACCGTCGCGGTGGCCACGGGCGCCGTTCCCGGCCTCGAGAACTACAAGCTCGGCGGAGACGGCGGCGCCGACAAGGTGCAGGCCGCCGACACGCCGACCAACACCCCGAGCGGGCAGGGCGGCACCTCCGGCAGCACCGACGGCCGGGGCTCCACGCCCACGAGCCGGGACGCCGAGCGCTCCCTGTCGCCGTCACCGTCCGCCTCGACGTCGTCGGCCGCGCCGACCAAGACGCCCGAGAAGGCGGAGAATACACAGGAGAAGACCCCGGAGAAGAAGAAGCCGGCGGCGACTCCCCGCGAGGAGCCGGAGAGCTCGCCCTCCCGTACGGCCGCGCAGGAGGCGCCCGAGAAGCCCAGTGCCCCCGCCGCCCTCTCCGAGGAGTCGGCCGCCGCGGCCCAGGTGCTCAAGCTCGTGAACGAGGAGCGGGCCAAGGTGGGCTGCAGCGCCCTCGCCGCGAACAGCGCGCTGGCCGAGCTGGCGCAGAACTACAGCGAGGACATGCGCGCCCGGGGCTTCTTCGACCACACCGACCCCGACGGCAAGACGCCGTGGGACCGGGCCGAGGCCGCCGGGATATCCAACCTCGGCGGGGAGAACATAGCCCGCGGCCAGGCTGACGCCGCGGCCGTGATGGACGCCTGGATGAACAGCCCCGGCCACCGCGCCAACATCCTGAACTGCGACTTCAAGACGCTGGGCGTCGGCGTCGAGCTCGGGTCGGGCGGCCCGTGGTGGACCCAGAACTTCGGCTACTAGACCCTCGGGGTGCGCTAACCAGAAGTTAGCGCACCCTAGGAGTGAGCGCTGTGCTGGCGTACTCTTGGGGCATGACCACCACCCAGGAGCTCACGGAGGGGCTGGACGACCTCCCGTACAACGTGTTCGCCAGGGCCTGCCCTTCGCGCGGCACGCTGGAGCATGTCACGGGCCGCTGGGGCGGGCTCGCGCTGACCGCTCTGTACGAGGGGTCGCTGCGCTTCAACGAGCTGCGCCGCCGGGTCGACGGTGTGAGCGAGAAGATGCTCTCCCAGACGCTGCACGCGCTGGAGCGCGACGGCCTGGTCCATCGTGAGGCCCAGCCGACCAACCCGCCCCGGGTGGACTACGAACTGACGCCGCTGGGACGCGGTGTGGCCGAGCGCCTGCTCGCCCTGATCCACTTCGTGGAGGGCAGCATGGACGACGTCCTGGCCGCCCGCGAGCGGTACGACTCCGCTAGGGCGTGATCCGCGGCGGTCGCTGGCACTTCGGGCAGTAGTAGCTGGAGCGGTTCATCCAGGACCGCCGGCGCATCGGTGTGCCGCAGCGTCGGCAGGGCAGGCCCTCGCGGCCGTACGCGTCGAGGGACCGGTCGAAGTAGCCCGACTCGCCGTTGACGTTGACGTAGAGGCTGTCGAAGCTGGTGCCGCCGACCGCGAGGGCGGAGTTCATCACGTCCCGCACATGGCCGAGGAGCAGCAGTGTGCGGGGGCGTGTGAAGGTCGCGGTCGGGCGCTCGTAGTGGATGCGGGCGCGCCAGAGGGCCTCGTCGGCGTAGATGTTGCCGACGCCGCTGATCAGCGACTGGTCGAGCAGGGCCCGTTTGATCGTGGACCGCTTGCGGCGCAGCGCCTGGTGGAAGCCCTCTTCGTCGAAGAGCGGGTCGAGCGGGTCTCGGGCGATGTGCGCGATGACGTCGGGCAGGCCCTCGGGGGTGTTGTCGTGCAGTGACAGCCCGCCGAAGGTGCGCTGGTCGACGAAGCGGAGTTCGGTGTCCAGGGCGTCCGTGAAGCGGGCGCGGATGCGCAGGTGCTTCTCGTCCGGAGCCGTGTGGGGCTGCACCAGCAACTGGCCGCTCATGCCGAGGTGGGCCAGGATCGACTGGTCCGTGTCCTCCAGGGGCAGCCACAGGTATTTGCCGCGGCGGCTGGGTGTGCCGATGCGGTGGCCCTTCAGGCGGTCCGCGAAGTCGGCGCCGCCCGCGAGGTGGCGGCGCACCGCGCGCGGGTGCAGCACCTCGACCTCGGCGACGGTCCGGTGGGCGACCCACCGCTCCAGGCCGCGCCGGACGACCTCGACCTCGGGCAACTCGGGCATGGGCTCCCCCGGTGTACGAGCCGAGCGCCCGCCCCCGGGCAGGGGCGGGCGCTCGGGTGCGCTTGTTTCTGTTCGGTCAGGCGGACGCCGGCTCGGGGCCGGCGCTCTCGTCGGCGGCGGCCTGTTTGGTGGCCGCCTCCTTGGCGCGCTCGTCCGCTGCGGCCTTGATGGCCCGCCACGCGGATTCCGCGGCCTGCTGTTCCGCCTCCTTCTTGCTGCGGCCGGTGCCGGTGCCGTACGAGACGCCTCCGACGCGGGCGGCAGCAGTGAAGGTCTTCTCGTGGTCGGGGCCGGTCTCCGTGACCAGGTACTCGGGTACACCGAGCCCCTCGGTCGCGGTGAGCTCCTGGAGACTGGTCTTCCAGTCCAGGCCGGCTCCGAGGTTCGAGGACTTCTCGATCAGGGGGTCGAACAGACGGTGCACGAGCTCCGCCGCGGACTCCAGTCCCTGGTCGAGATAGACCGCACCGATCACCGCTTCGAGGGTGTCGGCGAGGATGGACGCCTTGTCCCGGCCGCCCGTTCCCTCTTCACCGCGGCCGAGCCGGATGAAGGAGCCCAGGTCGAGCCCACGGCCCACCTCCGCCAGCGCACGCGAGTTGACCACCGCGGCCCGCAGCTTGGCCAGCTGGCCTTCGGGCAGATCGGGGTGGGTTCGGTACAGCGTGTCCGTGACCACGAGGCCGAGGACGGAGTCCCCGAGGAACTCCAGGCGCTCGTTGGTCGGCAGACCGCCGTTCTCGTACGCGTAGGAACGGTGGGTCAGCGCACGCACCAGAAGGGCGGACTCGAGCTTGTACCCGAGCCGCCCTTCCAACAGCGTGTGGGACGAGGCCTGGTTGTCCGCAGAGTTTTTCTTCGGCGTGGACACAGTGCCTCTCACCAGCCGCTCAGACCTCGAGGACCTGGCGCTTGTTGTAGGTGCCGCAAGACGGGCACGCGATGTGCTGCTGCTTGGGCTCGTGGCAGCGCTCGCACGCAACCAGGGTGGGGACCGCAGCCTTCCACTGCGACCGGCGGTGGCGCGTGTTGCTGCGCGACATCTTCCGCTTCGGAACAGCCACGGCTACTTCTCCTGCTTCTCGTCGACGCCCGGTTCGGCGCCGCTCATCTCGTCCTTCTCGCCGTCCTTCATGGTGCCGGCGAGTCCCTGCAAAGCCGCCCAACGGATGTCGACGGCGTCGTGGTGGTGGTCCGGGTCGTCCGCCAGCCGCGCGCCGCATTCGGCACACAGACCAGGGCAGTCTTCCTGGCACACCGGCTGCATCGGCAGTGCGAGCACCACCGCATCACGCAGCACGGTCTCGAGGTCGAACAAGCCGTCCTCGAGGAAGAGCCTGTCCTCGTCGTCCTCGGCGTCGTCGCCCGGTTCCGCGATCACGCGGCCCCGGTCGTCGGCGTCAGGGTACGAGAACATCTCCTGGAATTCCGCTTCGACGTCGAGCTGAAGCGGCTCCAGACACCTTACGCACTCCCCCTCGGCCCCGGCACGGGCGGTGCCTGTGACAAGCACCCCTTCCATGACCGACTCCAGGCGGAGTTCGAGCTCCACCGGGGCGCCTTCCGGCACTCCGATGACTCCCTTGATACCGAAGTCCTTGGGAGCGTCGACCGTGCGGGTCAGGCGCTGCAGCGCACCGGGCCGCCGGCCCAGCTCGTGCGTGTCGAACACGAGGGGGTTTCGGTGGTCGAGGCGGGCGTTCAGAGCCATTCCTGCTTTCGATCTTGCGAGCTGAGAGGTCGCCGCCCTTCGGTGTTGCGGGCAGCGTGGATCGCGGACGTACGCGCGACCGAAGAGCCAGGATACTGGACCTTTCGCTGTCGGCCCAATCCGGTGCTCAGCCGTTGCCGCGACCCTGCTCGTAGGCGCGGATCTGCTCGGCGGTGATCATGCCGGTGTCGAAGAGGCTGGTCTCGTCGAGGGCGTATCCCTGCTGGCCCTGCTGGGCTTGTTGCGCCTGCTGGGCCTGCTGGGCCTGGTTCGGGTCGTACGCGGCCTGCTGAGGGTCGTAGCCCTGGTAGGCGTAGGGATCGGCGTGCTGGTAGCCGTACGGGTCCTGCTGGGCGGCGTAGGGCTGCTGCGGGTAGCCGCCGCCGTAGGGGGCGGGCTGCTGCGGGACGGGAGCGCCGGTCGCCGGATCGTAGGCGGCGGCCGGGGCGTAGGCCGGCTGCGGCGGCCCGTAGTCGGGCTGCTGGGCGGGCTGCTCGGCCGGGGGCTTCTGGTCCGCGAGGGCGGCCAGGTCGGCGAGGTAGTCGGCGTCGCTGGAGTGCTGGACCGTGCTGAGGTCGCCGGCGAGGGCGCCGAGGTCGTCGCTGGCGATACGGCCGTGCAGCTTCTGCCGGCCGCGGCCGACGGCCTCCAGGGTCTTGGCGAGGACCGCCTCGAAGGAGCCCAGCTTGGCGTGGACGTACTCGTCGGCCGTACGGCGCAGGGTCTCCGGGTCCTGGCTGCGCTCGGGGGCGTCCTCGTCCTCGTAGCCCTGCTCGTCGATGCCGGGGCCGGTACCGAGGAGCTTCTCGCGGCCGCGGCCGACGGAGCCGAGGGTCTTGGTGAGGACGACCTCGAAGTTGGCGAGCTTGGAGTCGACGTAGTCGTCGGCCTCGGCGCGGACCTCCTCGGCCTCCTGGCGGGCCTCGGTGAGGATCCGGTCGGCCTCCGCCTGGGAACGGCGGGCGACCTCGGTGTCGGAGATCAGGGAGCCGCGCTCGGCGTGCGCCTGCCCGATGATGCGCTCGGCCTCCTGGCGGGCGTGCTCGACCATCTGCTCGCGGCCGCCGATCAGCTCCTGGGCCTGGGCGAGCGAGTCGGGCAGCGCCGCGCGCACCTCTTCCAGCAGCGAGAGCAGTTCGGCGCGGTTGACCACGCACGAGGCCGACATGGGCATGGACCGGGCGCCGGAGACCGCGGAGACGATCTCGTCGAGCTTCTTCTGCACGTCCACCGTGTGCTCGCCACTCTCTACAGATGCGTTGGAGACGGACGGGACGACTGTAGTCCCATCAGTCCTTGCGCAGACGCTCGTTGAGCTCCTGGAGGACCTCCGCCGGGACCAGGTGGGAGACGTCCCCGCCCCAGGTCGCGACCTCCTTGACCAGGGAGGACGACAGGAAGCTGTAGGTGGGGTTGGTGGGGATGAAGAGGGTCTCCACGCCCGAGAGGCCGTTGTTCATCTGGGCCATCTGCAGCTCGTAGTCGAAGTCGCTGACCGCGCGCAGGCCCTTGACGATGGCGGGGATGTCGCGCTGCTTGCAGAAGTCGACGAGCAGGCCGTGGAAGGCCTCGACCCGGACGTTGCCGTACTCGGCGGTGACCCGGC of the Streptomyces koelreuteriae genome contains:
- a CDS encoding acylphosphatase — translated: MSEDVRLVAWVRGRVQGVGFRWFTRAKALEIGGLSGFALNLGDGRVQVVAEGAREGCEGLLEWLEGDDTPGRVDGVTEIWDTPRGGYDGFAIR
- a CDS encoding CAP domain-containing protein; amino-acid sequence: MGRHRRSDAGSAATGSATGIMQADGTAEGHDPLHGAEDGPTMGIAPYLNPEAYADTYARSEAYLFETEAASAGDGYAGIPRQRTAETAVFASEGFTPEGGSRRAGSHRRRKKAARPMRTGLLGVSAAVAIGTVAVATGAVPGLENYKLGGDGGADKVQAADTPTNTPSGQGGTSGSTDGRGSTPTSRDAERSLSPSPSASTSSAAPTKTPEKAENTQEKTPEKKKPAATPREEPESSPSRTAAQEAPEKPSAPAALSEESAAAAQVLKLVNEERAKVGCSALAANSALAELAQNYSEDMRARGFFDHTDPDGKTPWDRAEAAGISNLGGENIARGQADAAAVMDAWMNSPGHRANILNCDFKTLGVGVELGSGGPWWTQNFGY
- a CDS encoding winged helix-turn-helix transcriptional regulator — its product is MTTTQELTEGLDDLPYNVFARACPSRGTLEHVTGRWGGLALTALYEGSLRFNELRRRVDGVSEKMLSQTLHALERDGLVHREAQPTNPPRVDYELTPLGRGVAERLLALIHFVEGSMDDVLAARERYDSARA
- the mutM gene encoding bifunctional DNA-formamidopyrimidine glycosylase/DNA-(apurinic or apyrimidinic site) lyase, producing MPELPEVEVVRRGLERWVAHRTVAEVEVLHPRAVRRHLAGGADFADRLKGHRIGTPSRRGKYLWLPLEDTDQSILAHLGMSGQLLVQPHTAPDEKHLRIRARFTDALDTELRFVDQRTFGGLSLHDNTPEGLPDVIAHIARDPLDPLFDEEGFHQALRRKRSTIKRALLDQSLISGVGNIYADEALWRARIHYERPTATFTRPRTLLLLGHVRDVMNSALAVGGTSFDSLYVNVNGESGYFDRSLDAYGREGLPCRRCGTPMRRRSWMNRSSYYCPKCQRPPRITP
- the rnc gene encoding ribonuclease III, coding for MSTPKKNSADNQASSHTLLEGRLGYKLESALLVRALTHRSYAYENGGLPTNERLEFLGDSVLGLVVTDTLYRTHPDLPEGQLAKLRAAVVNSRALAEVGRGLDLGSFIRLGRGEEGTGGRDKASILADTLEAVIGAVYLDQGLESAAELVHRLFDPLIEKSSNLGAGLDWKTSLQELTATEGLGVPEYLVTETGPDHEKTFTAAARVGGVSYGTGTGRSKKEAEQQAAESAWRAIKAAADERAKEAATKQAAADESAGPEPASA
- the rpmF gene encoding 50S ribosomal protein L32; this encodes MAVPKRKMSRSNTRHRRSQWKAAVPTLVACERCHEPKQQHIACPSCGTYNKRQVLEV
- a CDS encoding YceD family protein, giving the protein MALNARLDHRNPLVFDTHELGRRPGALQRLTRTVDAPKDFGIKGVIGVPEGAPVELELRLESVMEGVLVTGTARAGAEGECVRCLEPLQLDVEAEFQEMFSYPDADDRGRVIAEPGDDAEDDEDRLFLEDGLFDLETVLRDAVVLALPMQPVCQEDCPGLCAECGARLADDPDHHHDAVDIRWAALQGLAGTMKDGEKDEMSGAEPGVDEKQEK
- a CDS encoding DivIVA domain-containing protein, which gives rise to MDVQKKLDEIVSAVSGARSMPMSASCVVNRAELLSLLEEVRAALPDSLAQAQELIGGREQMVEHARQEAERIIGQAHAERGSLISDTEVARRSQAEADRILTEARQEAEEVRAEADDYVDSKLANFEVVLTKTLGSVGRGREKLLGTGPGIDEQGYEDEDAPERSQDPETLRRTADEYVHAKLGSFEAVLAKTLEAVGRGRQKLHGRIASDDLGALAGDLSTVQHSSDADYLADLAALADQKPPAEQPAQQPDYGPPQPAYAPAAAYDPATGAPVPQQPAPYGGGYPQQPYAAQQDPYGYQHADPYAYQGYDPQQAAYDPNQAQQAQQAQQAQQGQQGYALDETSLFDTGMITAEQIRAYEQGRGNG
- the coaD gene encoding pantetheine-phosphate adenylyltransferase, with protein sequence MRRAVCPGSFDPITNGHLDIISRASRLYDEVYVAVMINQAKKGLFEIEERIDLIRRVTAEYGNVRVEAFHGLLVDFCKQRDIPAIVKGLRAVSDFDYELQMAQMNNGLSGVETLFIPTNPTYSFLSSSLVKEVATWGGDVSHLVPAEVLQELNERLRKD